From a region of the Pectobacterium aquaticum genome:
- a CDS encoding aldo/keto reductase, protein MQQRKLGANGPQVSAIGLGCMGMSDFYSTAQDEKESIATLHRALELGVTLLDTADMYGPHTNELLLGKAIKGKREQVFLATKFGIIRDPANPHARGICGKPDYIRRSVEGSLTRLGTDVIDLYYQHRIDPTVPIEETVGALAELVQEGKIRYIGLSEASAATLERAHRVHPITALQSEYSLWTRDMEAEILPTCERLGIGFVPYSPLGRGFLTGAIRSPDDLAADDFRRTNPRFSGENFGKNLQLVEKINQLAQEKQVTPSQLALAWVLAQGEHIVPIPGTKRRRYLEENVAALDVTLTKEELAAIDAIFPPDAAAGERYGKESMAALNQ, encoded by the coding sequence ATGCAACAGCGCAAATTAGGTGCGAACGGCCCGCAGGTTTCGGCTATTGGGCTAGGCTGCATGGGAATGAGTGATTTCTACTCCACCGCGCAGGACGAAAAAGAATCCATTGCCACGTTGCATCGCGCATTGGAGCTGGGCGTTACGCTGCTGGATACCGCCGATATGTATGGCCCCCACACCAATGAGCTGCTGCTCGGCAAAGCCATAAAAGGCAAACGCGAACAGGTCTTTCTGGCAACCAAATTCGGCATCATCCGCGACCCGGCGAATCCCCACGCCCGTGGCATCTGCGGTAAACCGGACTACATCCGCCGTTCGGTGGAAGGGAGCCTGACGCGCCTCGGGACTGACGTTATCGATCTTTACTATCAGCACCGCATCGACCCGACGGTTCCCATTGAAGAGACAGTCGGCGCGTTGGCAGAGCTGGTTCAGGAAGGCAAGATTCGTTACATCGGCCTGAGTGAAGCCTCCGCCGCCACGCTGGAACGTGCGCACCGCGTGCACCCCATTACGGCGTTACAGAGCGAATACTCACTGTGGACACGCGATATGGAAGCAGAGATTCTGCCCACCTGTGAGCGTCTGGGTATCGGGTTTGTGCCTTACAGCCCATTGGGGCGTGGTTTCCTGACCGGCGCGATTCGCAGCCCGGACGATTTGGCTGCCGACGATTTCCGTCGTACCAATCCACGCTTCTCGGGGGAAAATTTCGGTAAAAATCTGCAGTTGGTAGAGAAAATCAACCAACTGGCGCAGGAAAAACAGGTGACGCCCTCACAGCTGGCGCTGGCGTGGGTATTGGCACAGGGTGAACATATCGTGCCGATTCCGGGCACTAAACGCCGCCGCTATCTGGAAGAGAACGTCGCGGCGCTGGATGTCACGCTGACGAAAGAGGAACTGGCCGCCATTGATGCTATTTTCCCACCCGATGCCGCAGCAGGTGAACGCTACGGCAAGGAGAGTATGGCGGCACTGAATCAATAG
- a CDS encoding LysR family transcriptional regulator, with the protein MDHIQAMRVFVRIVELGSFSRAAERLTLPRATVSNTIKQLEARLGVRLLQRTTRQVQITDEGRVYYERCLQLLVEIEEIDTLFTQQKQQPIGKVRVDMPHSLAREIVVPALGEFYARYPQVTLMLSANDAAINVLREGVDCVLRAWQTDDETLATRHLPSMPQITCASADYLARYGVPRSLDELSGHQMVGYFSLRTEYRYPLEFMSGDECITRMLPGALQVNGTDAYIASARAGLGIIQAPRRGLRPFLESGELVEILPEMPPPAMPLYVMYAPGRFLAPRIRVFIEWLDELFTRNAAAR; encoded by the coding sequence ATGGATCACATTCAGGCGATGCGGGTTTTTGTGCGTATTGTCGAACTGGGCAGCTTTAGCCGCGCGGCGGAGCGACTGACGCTGCCACGCGCGACGGTAAGCAACACCATCAAACAGCTTGAAGCACGGCTGGGAGTTCGTTTGCTGCAACGTACGACTCGTCAGGTGCAGATCACCGACGAAGGGCGCGTTTATTATGAACGCTGTCTGCAATTGCTCGTGGAAATAGAAGAAATCGACACGCTGTTCACGCAGCAAAAGCAGCAGCCTATTGGCAAAGTGCGGGTGGATATGCCGCACTCGCTGGCGCGGGAGATCGTCGTTCCGGCGCTGGGCGAGTTCTACGCGCGTTATCCGCAGGTAACGCTAATGCTGAGCGCCAATGATGCGGCGATTAATGTGCTGCGTGAAGGCGTCGATTGTGTGCTGCGCGCCTGGCAGACGGACGACGAAACGCTGGCAACCCGCCATTTGCCATCAATGCCGCAGATTACCTGTGCGTCGGCCGACTATCTGGCGCGCTACGGTGTGCCGCGTTCGCTTGATGAGCTGTCGGGGCATCAGATGGTCGGCTATTTCTCTCTGCGTACCGAATACCGTTATCCGCTGGAATTCATGTCGGGTGATGAGTGCATTACGCGTATGCTGCCCGGTGCGTTGCAGGTTAACGGCACCGATGCCTACATCGCCAGCGCGCGTGCCGGATTGGGGATTATTCAGGCACCGCGTCGCGGCCTGCGCCCATTTCTGGAAAGTGGGGAACTGGTGGAGATCCTGCCGGAAATGCCGCCGCCCGCGATGCCGCTTTATGTGATGTATGCGCCCGGTCGTTTTCTCGCGCCACGGATTCGTGTGTTCATTGAATGGCTCGATGAGCTCTTTACGCGCAACGCCGCAGCGAGATGA
- a CDS encoding DUF1435 domain-containing protein → MLTAMITACGLWGVSWCMGKHLSSAWGVLLPCAIMPLLALLNLNLTHLKVIIAIALLATLVMLFHQRLRHYLLLPSCIALAGGLAALSVTFNLTTL, encoded by the coding sequence ATGCTGACAGCAATGATCACAGCCTGCGGGCTATGGGGGGTGAGTTGGTGTATGGGGAAGCATCTGTCCAGCGCCTGGGGCGTGTTACTGCCTTGTGCCATCATGCCGCTATTGGCGCTGCTCAACCTGAATCTGACGCATCTAAAAGTGATTATCGCCATCGCCCTGCTGGCGACGCTTGTCATGCTGTTTCATCAACGTTTACGCCACTATTTACTGCTGCCATCCTGCATTGCGCTGGCTGGCGGTTTGGCGGCGCTGTCCGTCACGTTTAATCTCACGACGCTGTAA
- a CDS encoding LysR family transcriptional regulator: protein MELRYLRYFVAVAQAKHFTRAAENLGMSQPPLSQQIKKFEQEIGTPLFKRLTRGVEMTEAGQALYEDARQILQLTDSAIARTRSIARGEKGSLNVGFSPSAMFHPTVLALLHRYCQQHPHVQPLPKEENPAALITALQERNIDIAFLRLPCDLSDEINGEILAEEPMKLVLPAGHVLSHKTQVSLSELRQEPLIIFPREVCPGLHDMIIRTCYLSGYGPRPSPFAPQLTATIGMVAAGFGITLVPESLACIKADNVTYHDIGMPEIHTQIAAIWRKHERSPAIVNMIYLIRQHLSTQHPD from the coding sequence ATGGAGCTACGTTATCTGCGCTATTTTGTCGCCGTTGCACAAGCTAAGCATTTCACGCGTGCGGCGGAAAATCTGGGGATGTCACAGCCGCCTCTCAGCCAGCAGATCAAGAAATTCGAGCAGGAGATCGGTACACCGCTGTTCAAGCGACTGACGCGCGGCGTAGAAATGACCGAGGCGGGACAAGCGCTGTATGAAGATGCACGTCAGATTTTGCAGCTTACCGATTCGGCCATCGCGCGGACAAGAAGCATTGCGCGGGGTGAGAAAGGTAGCCTGAACGTGGGGTTTTCGCCGTCGGCCATGTTCCACCCAACCGTGCTTGCGCTGCTGCATCGTTACTGTCAGCAGCATCCACACGTTCAGCCGCTGCCAAAGGAGGAAAATCCGGCAGCGCTTATCACTGCGCTGCAAGAACGTAATATCGACATCGCCTTTCTGCGTTTACCTTGCGATCTCAGTGATGAGATTAACGGGGAAATTTTGGCCGAAGAGCCGATGAAGCTGGTGTTACCCGCAGGACACGTGCTTAGCCATAAAACGCAGGTTTCACTCAGCGAACTGCGTCAGGAACCGCTGATTATTTTCCCACGCGAGGTGTGTCCAGGGCTACACGACATGATAATCCGCACTTGCTATCTGTCAGGCTATGGCCCCAGACCTAGCCCCTTTGCTCCGCAGTTAACGGCCACTATCGGGATGGTCGCCGCAGGCTTCGGCATCACGCTTGTGCCGGAATCTCTCGCTTGTATTAAGGCGGATAATGTGACCTATCATGATATCGGTATGCCCGAAATCCATACACAAATTGCGGCTATCTGGCGCAAACATGAGCGATCGCCCGCTATCGTGAATATGATCTACCTGATACGCCAGCATTTGAGCACTCAACATCCCGATTAA
- the budA gene encoding acetolactate decarboxylase, which yields MKTNVSEQSCEESFVSYAHDFWRQHADSVIYQTSLMSGLINGVYEGSRTMAELLEHGDFGLGTFNSLDGELVALNSQIFQLLSDGSARAAKPEQKTPFAVMTFFRPTETIRFDRWTSREDVHRQIDEIVGTDNLFCALRIDGRFRCIETRTVPRQCRPYKPMQEAIEGQPTFHFEHRSGSVIGFRSPAYTQGMNVAGYHEHFITDDRQGGGHILNYDVEQGTLTFGVIAKLIIDLPQDREFLNADLSSENLNSVIQSVES from the coding sequence ATGAAAACGAATGTCAGTGAACAATCCTGTGAAGAATCCTTTGTTAGCTACGCCCATGATTTTTGGCGACAGCATGCAGACAGCGTTATTTATCAAACCTCATTAATGAGTGGACTAATAAATGGTGTATACGAAGGCAGCCGAACGATGGCTGAATTACTGGAGCATGGTGACTTTGGATTAGGAACATTTAATAGTTTGGACGGGGAACTGGTTGCCTTGAATAGCCAGATTTTCCAGCTGTTATCCGACGGCAGCGCACGGGCGGCGAAGCCGGAGCAGAAAACGCCGTTTGCGGTCATGACGTTCTTTCGCCCGACGGAAACGATCCGTTTTGATCGCTGGACCTCGCGTGAAGACGTACATCGTCAGATCGATGAGATCGTGGGAACGGATAATCTGTTCTGTGCCTTGCGGATTGATGGGCGTTTTCGCTGCATTGAAACGCGTACCGTCCCCCGACAGTGCCGACCTTATAAACCGATGCAGGAAGCGATTGAAGGGCAACCAACATTTCATTTTGAACACCGTAGCGGCAGCGTTATTGGTTTTCGTAGTCCAGCTTACACTCAGGGAATGAATGTCGCGGGTTACCACGAACATTTCATTACTGACGATCGCCAGGGCGGCGGTCATATTCTGAATTATGACGTCGAGCAGGGCACGCTGACGTTTGGTGTGATTGCCAAACTGATCATCGATCTGCCTCAGGATCGGGAGTTTCTCAATGCCGACCTGTCCTCAGAAAACCTCAACAGCGTAATCCAGTCAGTAGAGAGCTAG
- the alsS gene encoding acetolactate synthase AlsS, which translates to MEKSTEQQSWSSGAELIVKHLEAQGVKHIFGIPGAKIDRVFDELEDSTIQTIPVRHEANGAFMAAAIGRLTGKAGVTLVTSGPGCSNLVTGLATATAEGDAVVALGGAVKRADKLKLTHQSLDTVSLFQPVSKFSAEITASSAISEVLANAFRAAESGRPGAAFVSLPQDIVNEPVTSPVLACPNLPLLNGAPHSDIAEAAKRLRQAKNPVLLLGLMASQQENAQALRRFLHHSKLPVTSTYQAAGVIDQQQFDHFAGRVGLFNNQAGDKLLQQADVIVTVGYSPIEYDPVLWNSGKATLIHIDVLRAEIDSAYRPDIELLGNIAMTVDTLNACISEPFILSTDTQSVLRDRQRQRHDLSTRAINMAGFAIHPLRLVRAMQDIVNEDVTLCVDMGSFHIWLARYLYSFRARQILMTNGQQTMGVALPWAIAASLVQPGKKVVSVSGDGGFMQSSMELETAVRLKSNLLHIIWVDNGYNMVEIQQRHKYHRPAGVSFGPIDFKAYAEAFGAKGFAVESADELVSKLRQAMDVDGPAVIAIPVDYSDNHWLMENLNISVLI; encoded by the coding sequence ATGGAAAAGTCCACCGAACAGCAAAGCTGGAGCAGCGGAGCCGAGCTGATTGTAAAACACCTGGAAGCGCAGGGCGTGAAGCATATTTTTGGTATTCCCGGCGCAAAAATTGATCGTGTGTTTGATGAGCTGGAAGACTCGACGATCCAAACGATCCCAGTACGGCATGAGGCGAACGGCGCGTTTATGGCGGCGGCGATAGGGCGCCTCACGGGGAAAGCAGGAGTGACGCTGGTGACATCCGGCCCCGGTTGTTCCAACCTCGTCACCGGATTGGCAACGGCAACCGCAGAGGGAGATGCGGTAGTGGCGCTAGGCGGGGCGGTTAAGCGGGCAGATAAACTTAAGCTGACGCACCAGAGTCTGGACACCGTCAGCCTGTTTCAGCCGGTCAGTAAATTCAGTGCGGAAATTACGGCTTCTTCCGCCATATCGGAAGTGCTGGCGAATGCTTTTCGGGCGGCAGAGAGCGGGCGTCCGGGGGCGGCGTTTGTCAGCCTGCCGCAGGATATCGTCAATGAACCGGTCACTAGCCCGGTGCTGGCGTGTCCGAACTTGCCGTTGCTAAACGGCGCGCCGCATAGCGACATTGCCGAAGCGGCCAAACGGCTGCGGCAGGCTAAAAATCCGGTGCTGCTGCTCGGGTTAATGGCCAGCCAGCAGGAAAATGCGCAGGCACTGCGTCGTTTCCTTCACCATAGCAAACTGCCCGTGACCAGCACGTATCAGGCTGCTGGTGTGATCGATCAGCAGCAGTTCGATCACTTTGCCGGACGTGTCGGATTATTCAACAATCAGGCTGGCGATAAGCTGCTGCAACAGGCGGATGTGATCGTTACCGTAGGTTACAGCCCGATTGAGTACGATCCGGTGTTATGGAATAGCGGCAAGGCGACGCTGATCCACATCGATGTGCTGCGAGCGGAGATCGACAGCGCTTATCGTCCCGATATCGAGCTGCTTGGGAATATCGCAATGACGGTGGACACGCTGAATGCCTGCATCAGTGAACCGTTTATCTTGTCTACTGATACACAGTCCGTGTTGCGGGATCGTCAGCGCCAGCGCCACGATCTCAGTACGCGCGCCATCAACATGGCGGGATTTGCGATCCACCCTCTGCGTCTGGTACGGGCGATGCAGGATATCGTGAATGAGGATGTCACGCTGTGTGTGGATATGGGGAGTTTCCACATCTGGCTGGCGCGTTACCTGTATAGCTTCCGGGCACGACAGATTTTGATGACCAACGGTCAGCAGACGATGGGCGTGGCGCTACCGTGGGCAATCGCCGCATCGCTGGTGCAGCCCGGCAAAAAAGTGGTGTCTGTTTCCGGCGACGGCGGGTTTATGCAGTCCAGTATGGAGCTGGAAACGGCGGTGCGTCTGAAAAGCAATCTTCTGCATATCATCTGGGTGGATAACGGCTACAACATGGTGGAAATTCAGCAGCGGCACAAATACCATCGTCCGGCGGGCGTGTCGTTTGGGCCGATTGACTTCAAAGCGTATGCGGAAGCATTCGGCGCGAAAGGGTTTGCCGTTGAATCTGCGGATGAACTGGTCAGCAAACTCCGTCAGGCGATGGACGTCGACGGCCCCGCGGTGATTGCCATCCCCGTTGATTATTCCGATAACCATTGGTTGATGGAGAATCTGAATATTAGCGTGCTGATTTAG
- the fucO gene encoding lactaldehyde reductase, with the protein MANRMILNETSYFGTGAIAHIVDEVRRRGFKKALLVTDKDLVKFGVATNVTAKLDEAGLPYDIYDEVIPNPTIAVVERGVERFKASQADYLIAVGGGSPQDTCKAIGIIINNPEFADVRSLEGVAATRRPAVPIIAIPTTSGTAAEVTINYVITDEEKRRKFVCVDPHDIPIVAIVDPDMMMSMPASLKAATGIDALTHAIEGFTTKAAWELTDTLHLKAIEIISRSLRDSVAGKPKGVEEMALGQYIAGMGFSNVGLGLVHGMAHPLGAFYNTPHGVANAILLPHIMAYNADYTGEKFRDIAVAMGVKGAAEMPIAQVREAAINAVRQLSHDVDIPPRLRDVGVREEDIPALAQAAFDDVCTGGNPRDTNIDEINALYQSIY; encoded by the coding sequence ATGGCTAACAGAATGATCCTTAACGAAACGTCCTACTTTGGTACGGGCGCGATTGCCCACATTGTCGATGAAGTGAGGCGGCGGGGATTCAAAAAAGCGCTGCTGGTGACGGACAAGGATTTGGTTAAATTTGGCGTCGCGACCAACGTCACGGCGAAACTGGATGAGGCAGGCTTACCCTACGATATCTACGATGAAGTGATTCCCAACCCAACCATCGCCGTGGTGGAAAGGGGCGTCGAGCGCTTCAAGGCATCACAGGCCGATTATCTGATCGCAGTTGGCGGCGGCTCACCGCAGGATACCTGTAAGGCTATCGGGATTATTATCAATAACCCTGAATTCGCCGATGTCCGCAGCCTGGAAGGCGTTGCCGCCACCCGACGCCCTGCCGTCCCGATTATTGCGATCCCGACCACCTCCGGCACGGCCGCAGAAGTCACCATCAACTATGTCATCACCGATGAAGAAAAACGCCGCAAATTCGTATGTGTCGATCCGCATGATATTCCGATTGTCGCCATCGTCGATCCCGATATGATGATGAGTATGCCTGCCTCGCTGAAAGCCGCTACGGGGATTGACGCGCTGACGCACGCCATTGAGGGTTTCACCACCAAAGCCGCTTGGGAACTGACCGATACGCTGCATCTGAAGGCCATTGAGATTATCAGCCGTTCACTACGCGACTCCGTTGCTGGGAAGCCGAAAGGCGTGGAAGAGATGGCGCTGGGGCAATACATCGCCGGCATGGGGTTTTCGAACGTTGGGCTTGGGCTGGTACACGGCATGGCGCACCCGCTCGGCGCGTTTTACAACACCCCGCACGGCGTTGCTAACGCGATCCTGCTGCCGCATATCATGGCCTACAACGCGGATTATACGGGTGAAAAATTCCGAGACATCGCCGTGGCAATGGGGGTAAAAGGCGCGGCTGAGATGCCGATAGCCCAAGTGCGGGAAGCCGCGATTAACGCCGTGCGGCAGCTTTCCCACGATGTGGATATTCCACCGAGACTGCGTGATGTCGGAGTAAGAGAAGAGGATATTCCAGCACTGGCACAGGCTGCCTTTGACGATGTGTGCACCGGCGGCAACCCGCGCGATACGAATATCGATGAGATTAACGCGCTGTATCAGTCGATTTATTAA
- the gcvT gene encoding glycine cleavage system aminomethyltransferase GcvT: protein MAKQTPLYQQHLADGAKMVDFHGWMMPLHYGSQLDEHHIVRREAGIFDVSHMTIVDLHGVRTREFLRYLLANDVAKLTQSGKALYTGMLNASGGVIDDLIVYFLTEDHFRLVVNSATREKDLAWIGQHAAPFGVEIRERDDLALVAVQGPQAQEKVQKLLKAKGLSDADVAAVASMKPFFGKQAGDFFVATTGYTGEAGYEIALPNEQVVDFWQQLLAVGVKPCGLGARDTLRLEAGMNLYGQDMDEGISPLAANMGWTIAWQPEDREFIGREALTHQREKGTDQLVGLVLTEKGVLRNDLPVRFTDSDGVMREGVITSGSFSPTLGVSIALARVPVGIGEQAMVQIRYRELPVHVTKPGFVRAGKAIVQY, encoded by the coding sequence ATGGCAAAGCAGACCCCGTTGTACCAACAACATCTGGCCGATGGTGCCAAAATGGTGGATTTTCACGGCTGGATGATGCCGCTGCATTACGGTTCCCAACTGGATGAGCACCACATTGTGCGTCGGGAAGCCGGCATTTTTGATGTCTCCCACATGACCATCGTCGATTTGCACGGCGTGAGAACGCGTGAATTCCTGCGCTATCTACTGGCGAATGATGTCGCCAAACTCACACAGTCGGGCAAAGCCCTGTATACCGGCATGCTGAATGCCTCCGGCGGCGTCATTGACGATCTGATCGTTTACTTTCTCACGGAAGACCATTTCCGACTGGTTGTGAATTCCGCGACCCGTGAAAAAGATCTCGCCTGGATCGGGCAGCACGCTGCACCGTTCGGGGTTGAAATCCGCGAGCGCGACGATCTGGCGCTGGTTGCGGTGCAAGGCCCGCAGGCGCAGGAAAAAGTGCAAAAACTCCTGAAGGCAAAAGGCCTGAGTGATGCAGACGTGGCTGCTGTCGCCAGCATGAAGCCGTTTTTTGGCAAGCAGGCAGGTGACTTCTTCGTTGCCACAACAGGTTATACGGGCGAAGCCGGTTATGAAATCGCGCTGCCGAATGAACAGGTGGTCGATTTCTGGCAACAACTGCTGGCCGTTGGTGTGAAGCCATGCGGACTGGGCGCACGCGATACGCTGCGGCTTGAAGCGGGGATGAACCTGTACGGTCAGGATATGGATGAGGGCATTTCGCCGCTGGCCGCCAATATGGGCTGGACAATCGCCTGGCAGCCGGAGGATCGCGAGTTTATCGGGCGTGAAGCATTAACGCATCAGCGTGAAAAAGGGACCGATCAACTGGTTGGTTTAGTGCTGACGGAAAAAGGCGTATTGCGCAATGATTTACCTGTGCGCTTTACTGATAGTGATGGCGTGATGCGAGAAGGGGTCATCACCAGCGGATCGTTCTCGCCGACGCTTGGCGTGAGCATCGCGCTGGCGCGTGTTCCGGTGGGGATTGGTGAGCAGGCGATGGTGCAGATTCGTTACCGCGAACTGCCTGTTCACGTGACCAAACCCGGTTTTGTCCGTGCTGGAAAAGCCATCGTTCAGTATTAA
- the gcvH gene encoding glycine cleavage system protein GcvH, which produces MINVPTELKYTTSHEWVLHEGDGIYSVGITEHAQELLGDMVFIDLPEVGTVVAAGDDCAVAESVKAASDIYAPISGEIVEVNDDLETAPELVNSAPYTDGWLFRIRISDESDLDELLDAEGYQVSLEEDE; this is translated from the coding sequence ATGATCAACGTACCAACAGAATTAAAATACACCACGTCGCACGAATGGGTGCTGCATGAGGGCGACGGTATCTACAGCGTGGGCATTACCGAACACGCGCAGGAACTTCTGGGTGACATGGTCTTTATCGATTTACCGGAAGTGGGCACGGTCGTCGCCGCAGGTGATGACTGCGCAGTGGCGGAGTCGGTAAAAGCGGCGTCTGATATTTATGCGCCCATCAGCGGTGAGATCGTGGAAGTTAACGACGATCTGGAAACCGCCCCTGAGTTGGTCAACAGCGCGCCTTATACCGATGGCTGGCTGTTCCGCATCAGAATTTCTGATGAGTCTGATTTGGACGAACTGCTTGATGCCGAAGGCTATCAGGTGTCGTTAGAAGAAGACGAATAG